agctgatcttctggaactcatagtatgcagaactACAGATGTGaaaaacatgttcatcaagagatatgtcagcagacattatgtaacctaagttacaTGTTGaggtaacaaaaggaacatcagcaTTGCCTACTCAAACAGAGGCAGCGACGAGGTAAACTCTTTGAAAGAAATCAAagcttctgtttatttatttagttttgtctCGTGAATACACATGTTTTTAACAATCTTCTTCATCTCAATTATCTTTTGATATTTGATGTGTCTCCAGATTAAACAGCTATAATATTTCATCAGTAGTCAGCAAACTTCATGTTGTATCTACATCCAACCAGGTATGATACTGTAGATTTTTTCCTTACTAAAAGTTTACTTTAAGTATAGTTGATAGTAATGTTTCGAAAACGTTAAGAAATCTTAAAGCTTTTTCagtcaaaaaattattttgaagtatCTGTGGCTAATTTAATGCTCTTCAGATACCATCTTTTTTCTCCCAGGAGCAAACTTAAGTGCATCATTTTAGACTGTTAACACCATATTTAACTGCAAAAACatcatttaaattaatttttcagtattattttttctccttatcACTTCTTAGAGGAAAAGAATGGCTActatttttttgattttttgctAATTTATAGGTATAAATGCATGTGTTGAAGGGGACAAAATATCATGCATTGTCATATGTTTGTTTAGTCACCTGTTGCCCAGTATGCAGTCACCCAGGGCATAACACTGCTTCCATGGCCACTAAAGGATATACACGACAAATTTGATGTGGGAGTTCTTGTTTCCTTTGGACGTCTGGTACCTAGTCGAGTCATTTCTATGTTCCCTCTGTGAGTCAGAGCATCAACCATCAAAATATCAAATCTTCAAATACCATGCCAGCcataaaattttattgcaaTATTCAATAGGACATTTAATTTTAGAAGTTACATGATTATATTTTGTACAACAATACTTATAATACATAAGAGATGGTCACAGTATTTGGTGACTCCAGTCACAATTTGTGAGCTTGAGTGCTCCAGCTGCTTCCATTGATCACATTAGACACAGTGTGTATGCTCCTTTTGATTGAGGTCTGTAATCCTTTCATAAGGCTGCTTTGAGTTATTAGTGTACCTGTTTCTAGTGGCATCTTGAATGTTCATCCATCATTGCTGCCTCGCTGGCGAGGTGCGTCACCTGTACAGCACACTGTCCTGAATGGTGACCCTGAAACAGCAGTCAGCATCATGAGTATTCAGCCTCGGCAGTGAGTTTAAAATTTCCTCCATTTATCTGTTATGTGGCTTCAGAGTTTAACCTTCTAAGCTTTGACTTGGGTAGTCAGGATCAGTTTCTCAAGCCAACACCTTTCTTTGTGTAAGTTACTGTGTATTGAATTTTTGTAGAATCTTGAGgaccattagaaaaaaaagcaaacaagacaCATAGACACTTTAAGACAGATCTAACAACACATCTTCAACAATTTTTTGTAGCTGCTGCATTAAGAAATAGTACTTCTGAGAATTTGCTATGATGATTAGGTCagacagacattaaaaatatctagCATGCCATAAGAAAGCTTAAGTTCTTGTGCTGTTTTACATTTGTTGTGTACGACCAACTTCATCTTTTACTGCTAAAAGCCAGAAGAATGAACTTCTGTCAggaaatatacagaaaaaatactttggAATATCTCATCTTAGCTTTGACACTGGCCCACTGGTGAAGCAGAAACAACTCTGTTTTCCTTTCGGCTGGAGTGCAGCTGATCTCTCTACATATCTGGCTGAGGAGGGTGCTGCATTGGTGAGTATTCATGACACTTTAGCTGACTagtatgttttctgtttttgattgtgtcttgttactttttaatttaaatttatgttcactagatattaaataaaaaaactttgaatactttaaaaataatgctgaagaccaaaagattttgttttacaaaaattagttttgtgtaaatgttcaGTGGGGGAAAACAATGCAGTTTATTTGCACGGTTTTTGTAGATGAAGTGTTCTGACATACGTATAGAATAGTTGAAGTTGTGTACCATGCTCTTGCTAGTACTATAGTAAACAATAGCACAAACCAACAAAAGTGTATAACTCAATGTGCAGACATGCATACTCCTTTTGGTGTGTAAATAGATGTGTTAGGGCTTCTTGTCTTTTCATGAAGTTACTGGAAACGCTATTGGAGATGCCTCATATTTTGACCACAAGTTGGCCCCAATCTTCTGTTGGTGTGACATATGGTAAGTGGAGGAATTATGACTCACgtattttcagtttaaaaagaTTGCTGCTACCGCCAAAGGTTTGACACTGCTTCCATCAAAAGCATCATTTTTGCAGGATTTCACTTACAACTTAATTAAAAACTACTCATCAAAAAGAGTTCTAAGATTTGTTTTATTggttttgtgtatgtattgcTTCTAAAAGAGTTTGATACAAATCACATTGATTTGATAGACAAAGCTAcctttaattaaatataattaaatttggTGATTTAGGAGGATTTTTTGGTATGCACTgaggcctgtgtgtgtgtgtacatgcagcTCATAAGCCATTGCCACACATGAGTGATGTCAACTGGAAAGAGCACACAGTGGAGGAGATACAGCGTCAGTTTCTGGCACTCTCTGACAAGGTAATTGTTAATTACAGATATTACTGGGGGGACACAACTTATGCTCAGAAGACTCATTTCATATCACTTATTAGTGCCTTGAATATGAAATCACAATAGAAATGGATGCATCTCTTCATACAACATGCAGAAAACGAATCTTaaatgcacaaattaaattCATAGAACTAAATTCTGTTTATGTTCCCTTAACTGATCCAAAATTTAGAAGACAACTTTGTAAAGGGGACTTTACATCACTTTCTGATGATACTGATGGCAGCGTCTTCTGGCATGGCtgctgtatataaataaaaaatacatctgtCATTCAACAGCTTAGTAGTTAACCTGAAAATTTGCAGTGTTTGTAGCATTATGATTTGAAAATCTGTCCCAGCAGTGACAAGTACAAATTCAATTATCCATACTCCATTTCCATTTGGCAGTGCATGAGTCAATACTTTTATCAGTTATTTTgaaattactgttttattttttgtgtgcatctACACTTCTTTTTTACCAGTACATTATGTTCTCTTCGAAGGAAAATCCTAACTGGATTAATGTCTTGAGAAGTTACTATCTAACCACAGTGTCCATACATCAGTTCTGGCATCTAAAGGTGTGGATGTATTTAGGAAAAAACAAGAGTATGAGTATGTACAtgctcatgaaaaaaaaatgaaaagacaaacacagagtATTGACATATAAGAGAAGAATTGGGAATTTCCAAATTATACTGTTCTGTTTGTTGGTAAAGAATGGAATGCATCTAAGCAAAGACTTTATATATTGTCTTTAATTTGAGTTACCACTACATGTAACAGAGTCTCAGTGTTTATTTATGCAGACCCCCTTACGCACATGTATGGAAGGCGAGACAGTCAAACTGATGGACATGCTTCTGCAGCAAACCTCATCTCCTTCACTGGACCTTTGCAGTGAGTCTCATATGACATCTGTTGACTTGAGGAAAGATAACAGCACAAAGGTCATCAAAGGTTCATCCACAGTCAGTCTAAGAGCAAATTGCTCAAGTGTGCATCAGTTTGTTGACTATTTGTCGCCTGCACCTCCTGGAGAACATGACACCACTGCAGCCAGTATAGCTAGTGTTCATGTCAGGTCAAATATGAACAGTAAATCTGTGGATGGTGAACAGGATGTGAGTAGTGAGTCAGACACACCTGGAACAGTCATCTTCAATAGAAAGCTTCGAGCCATCTGTGTAAAATGCAAGGTAAGAATATGACGTGTAGAGCAGTAAACATCAATAGGAGTCTGGTATATTTTGAAGACAAGCATTTTACTCTCTTTAACCTGATAAATTTAAGAAGAGAGGTAAGCAAGTGTTTCACTGTCTAAAACAACTTGTGTATTTGTCAGTTTATGTATGTAACTAACCCTGTATAAAAGAGTCAAAATATTAGTTGGTTCTCCTTGTTACTTTAAATTTTGATCATAATGCAACACAGCTTTAGTGTTAAATATACACCAACCCCAAACTACTTGAAAAACCATAAGATATCAACATACCAGGCCATGAGTAGTAGTTGCTTCTTTTTCAGTAGCTTTAAGTATATAAATTTTCCAGGATTGTAAACCCTTATTTAATCATTTGCCCATTATTTATTGCTGCCTATGAAGGCAGAAGTTTTAAAAAGGGTAAACAGAGAAACCTATAACACCCCTATAATAGCAAATCATTTACTTTCCACAATTaagtcttcttttatttttacttgtggCATCTTGTGTGTGGGCAGAATGGCTGGGTGGCATTCAGAAAAGTGGTGTACAAGAAGACAATGGCAGCTGAAGATTTCTATAATGGCTACCTGTCTAGAGGCAAGAGGAAATGTGTTCGATTCCAGAGCTTGCATAATGGGCTGTTTAGTCACGAGTACTGGAACTTTGTTCAGCAACCAAAAGCAAAAActtgataaatttaaaaataataaagtaggATTTGGTGTAAAGTTTggcatcatttttttcttgaaaagtgGTTACATGTTTGTTTACGTGTCTGCATGTATGTTGCTGGGTGGatgctgttaataataataatgggtatttgtgatgcgcagcaccacgaccaagatagattgcactcgCCATTGTTGTTTGAAGGCCTTGGGGATGCGTATATGACTATGTATGTGTCTTTTATGGATATGCCATACTTTGCACATTCTTTTATATGTAGTTAATGCTTCCAAGCTTGAGTGAAGTGGTCCAGTCCTTTGGGCTCTTCTTGTTCTCGTTAGTTACTATCCTGTGTACTAATAGGTCACAGCAACACAAAATGTGTTTAGACCATGAAGTTCAGCTGctggtttatatttatttacatggactTACGGACTTGTAGATATATCTGCTGCAGTTTCAGGGACTTAATGTGCCGTtgatatttatgcatttttttactGCAAGCACCTGAAATGAAACTTACTTTTGCCAGATATCTGCTACATTTTATTAGGAACTAGCAGATTGCTGTTCAAAGTAAACATCAGGAACTGTGCAGTGTCaacaggcctgacgagaaggggggacaggggtctggtgtacccgggcccgctgctgtcaagggggcccggccttggtcagtgtattttttttcttcttcttattgagattcgaattgtaaacatacattatatactgggaaaataatttacgattacaagtacaaggggcccggagaggtcgtctgtcctggggcccgggctggctctcggcggccctgagtGTCAACAGCTCATcattattttaactttctttgaTTGTCCATCAGTGGGGaagacaacatttttgttttgcataatGATAGCATCgcgcattttttttaaactgctgtgACAGATGAcaagaagctgaaaaaaatatatgaatgttTTGTTGTAGGCTAAGgtgagatggaaaaaaaatctgtttgggCCAGATGAAATCTCTTCCAGGCCACAAAATGATCCTCAGTTTTGCTACTATCCTAGTTTTATTGAATTAAAGTCACTAAGTAGAActcaaacacacttttatttagcATTGGTGCACAGTAAGTTTACACCATGACTTAATTGGTCATCCTAATTAAATTGCTTAACTGCCATTTCCCATTAACGGTAATATCCCAAAGCAAAGTCCAAGTATCTAGATAAATACCGTCTTTTGTAAGCAGATGAGTTCAGAAAGTGGTTTGTAGTGTTTACTGAGCACCTATGTtcagttgtgtatgtgtttcttgATTAGGTGAGATTGGCAGCTGTTTACAACAGAAAATCAGGGCTAGCAACTGAGCCCAACATCCTCACGATGATCGCAGTTGTTATGTCCAACGGGGGAGTGGTTACAGGAGAAAATGCTGGCTTCATTTCCTTCGCAGCGAACATCATCCAGTAGAATCAGGCCTGTGCCAGGAGGGAAGTTAGTACCCATCTTCAGCAACACGGGCGATGTGCTGCAACATTCCATTTACCCTGATGTAGATACAAAAGTGCGACTGAGGAAAGGATTACCGTAAGtcaatacaaatgtttataagATGTCCATTGAAAAATATCTAccaaaatgcatttaaaaataggaaaagatgaaagatggGATATGATTGTATACCTATGGATCTGCAGCATTCTGCAAACTACTGTAGCAGCCTGAACTGTGAAATCATCGTCACAGACCGTTCCCCACGCGCCATCGACCTTGACTTCCAGGCGACCCTCCGAAGGCCATCTGCCATCCACTAGGCGCACCACGCTGTTGGGGTCACTGGTGTGGCTACCTGCAACTAGTTTCATCACAGGGCAAAGTTGGGGAAAGTGCACGTAGGTAACCGCGATCTATTTGTAAACATCCCTGTCTGTATAAACAATGAATCATGTATGCAGTAAACAAGCAACAGTTTAATATGAAGCCTaatattgtctttttcttctgtcttttttcctttcttttgagCGCGCAGTGGCCGCTAGAAGTACATGGTGAATCCCGTTCTCACCTGAGCAAGAGTTCCTCAGCTGCTGAAGCTGGGATGTAAGATTTGCGTTCTGCgcttgcagcatgttcacctGCTGGTGCAGTGTCCTGTCCGTCTGGTTCAGCTCTCTGTTCTCCTCCTGCAGCGCCTCGAGGCGGCCCTCCAACACCATAAACTTCGTCAGAACTGAATCAACCTTTACTGCAGCTCCGTTCGCCAGCGAGGGATTCAGATTCAGACATGCAGTGGTGTGGTCAGTGCTGCTCAGCGAGCAGGTGTAGTCGCCGCCCTCCGCGGGGTTGGGCAGAGTCAGGTAGAAGGTGCCGTTGCTGTACGAGGAGCTGTTGACGGTCTCCTCCTGAGAAGTCTGCACAGAAACAATGTGTGAAGCCGAGGCATCTTGGGATGCAAAGACGTCAGCATGTACAGTGTAGAACAGTATGTTCAACTAACATCCCGATGCCTAGAAACAGGAAAttagttttcttcttctatcaAATTGCTGTAAGCAACGACAGGTAATTGTTCTAGCACTTTTAACATAGATGATTTTCTAAACTGTGTCGAAGGTATATCTGAGAAAGGTGGAAAAGGAACAAGCACTCAACTAACCGTCCACAAGACTGTGAAGGGTGGGTTTCCGATGTCAAGCAGTTTACCACACTCCAGTTGCACGTGCCACTCCCTCGTGTCCTCCCGATAGACAGCCCTGGGCTGCACGCTCGCTGTCAAGCGTCCACCGCTTGCAATTGGCGGTTCTGCAAGTCAAGAGCTGCGTTTGTTAAATTCGGGAAGAGTGGTCGACATTTCCACGTTTAGGGGTGGTGTTACTAGCGCACAATGAACACTGAGCTGTTGCTCGCtcgccctttttttttaatatctcctattttatttcttttattttttggtaatgtttatcacatttttctccCTTAGAATTGAGTGGTTCTTGCACTCATATTTTTCGGCATAAAATGCTCACTCGTATATCCTGCCCCACATCTTCCGCTCACTTGTGCGTCTACTCATGATCGCTTACCTGGGCGGAGGAGGGTGACGTTGCGTGTTTCCGTGTCGCTGGAGCCGCCTTTGTTGATGTTGACGTGCACCGTGTAGACACCAAACTGGTCTTGCTGCACTCGGGA
The Pomacea canaliculata isolate SZHN2017 linkage group LG2, ASM307304v1, whole genome shotgun sequence genome window above contains:
- the LOC112556829 gene encoding methionyl-tRNA formyltransferase, mitochondrial-like, encoding MKWKCLLYSGSKTVHWNCIRCVSSTSSNTSSPFSILFFGTDHFALPTLKALHKERLNSYNISSVVSKLHVVSTSNQSPVAQYAVTQGITLLPWPLKDIHDKFDVGVLVSFGRLVPSRVISMFPLGILNVHPSLLPRWRGASPVQHTVLNGDPETAVSIMSIQPRHFDTGPLVKQKQLCFPFGWSAADLSTYLAEEGAALLLETLLEMPHILTTSWPQSSVGVTYAHKPLPHMSDVNWKEHTVEEIQRQFLALSDKTPLRTCMEGETVKLMDMLLQQTSSPSLDLCSESHMTSVDLRKDNSTKVIKGSSTVSLRANCSSVHQFVDYLSPAPPGEHDTTAASIASVHVRSNMNSKSVDGEQDVSSESDTPGTVIFNRKLRAICVKCKNGWVAFRKVVYKKTMAAEDFYNGYLSRGKRKCVRFQSLHNGLFSHEYWNFVQQPKAKT
- the LOC112556830 gene encoding protein bark beetle-like, whose product is MEARLTILGVIVAWTSVAVSAFNWTASSPADGTSIPLCPGDNVTIPWSFETSRGDALVNVEWYFQPEGDRPRLLATYVAGNYLTPSTTTQELSFLPNAGLQVSRVQQDQFGVYTVHVNINKGGSSDTETRNVTLLRPEPPIASGGRLTASVQPRAVYREDTREWHVQLECGKLLDIGNPPFTVLWTTSQEETVNSSSYSNGTFYLTLPNPAEGGDYTCSLSSTDHTTACLNLNPSLANGAAVKVDSVLTKFMVLEGRLEALQEENRELNQTDRTLHQQVNMLQAQNANLTSQLQQLRNSCSVAGSHTSDPNSVVRLVDGRWPSEGRLEVKVDGAWGTVCDDDFTVQAATVVCRMLQIHSTSPVLLKMGTNFPPGTGLILLDDVRCEGNEASIFSCNHSPVGHNNCDHREDVGLSC